Below is a genomic region from Candidatus Omnitrophota bacterium.
AAATCCATGGGAGCGCGCTTTCCAAGAAAGGTAAAGTGGGTCGTAGGGAATACAGTGGCCACCAATCCCCGGACCGGGATAAAATGCCATAAAACCAAAAGGCTTTGTTTTAGCAGCGGAAATAACTTCCCATACATCAATTCCTAATCTGTCACAAAGAAGAGCAATTTCATTTATTAAACCAATATTTACTGCACGGAAGGTATTTTCTAGAAGTTTTACCATTTCCGCCACTTTTGCCGAAGAAACAGCAATTACTTCATTAACAATCTGATGATAAAGAGTATAAACAAGGTCGGTACTCTCGGCGTCTATTCCTCCTACCACTTTGGGAATATTCTTAGTATTAAACTGTGGATTACCGGGGTCGATTCTTTCCGGAGAAAAGGCAAGAAATATATCCTTACCCACCTTAAAACCTTTTTTTTCGAGCATAGGGAGAATTAATTCATCGGTTGTTCCGGGGTAAGTAGTGCTTTCTAAAATAATAATCTGCCCTTTTCGCAAATAGTGCGAAACCTTCTCGGTAGCTTCAATGATATAAGAGATGTCTGGCTCTTTAGTCTTACGTAAAGGCGTAGGAACACAAACAATAATAATGTCCGCCTTTTGCAAAATATCACTTTTGGAAGTAGCTTTGAATCTTTTTTCTTTTATCTGGTTTTTTAAATCCTTACCGGAAACATCAAGAATATAAGAAACCCCTCTATTTACTTTTCTTACCTTATCCTCATCTACCTCTAACCCCATAACCTCAAAACCTTCTTTGGCAAATTCTAAGGCAAGGGGTAAACCGACGTAACCCAATCCTATCA
It encodes:
- a CDS encoding nucleotide sugar dehydrogenase; its protein translation is MVDELKRNIINRQTKICVIGLGYVGLPLALEFAKEGFEVMGLEVDEDKVRKVNRGVSYILDVSGKDLKNQIKEKRFKATSKSDILQKADIIIVCVPTPLRKTKEPDISYIIEATEKVSHYLRKGQIIILESTTYPGTTDELILPMLEKKGFKVGKDIFLAFSPERIDPGNPQFNTKNIPKVVGGIDAESTDLVYTLYHQIVNEVIAVSSAKVAEMVKLLENTFRAVNIGLINEIALLCDRLGIDVWEVISAAKTKPFGFMAFYPGPGIGGHCIPYDPLYLSWKARSHGFEARFIELAHQINTYMPHYIIEKTISALNEQAKPLKNARILVIGITYKRDVVDTRESPALEIIKLLEEKKAIVSYHDPYISQIQIEDKIYNSLSLEEGVLRETDCVIIVTDHLCLDYSLIVKEAKLIIDTRNALSFYKDNKKIIRI